The following coding sequences lie in one Pan paniscus chromosome X, NHGRI_mPanPan1-v2.0_pri, whole genome shotgun sequence genomic window:
- the BEX2 gene encoding protein BEX2 yields MESKEERALNNLIVENVNQENDVKDEKEQVANKGEPLALPLNVSEYCVPRGNRRRFRVRQPILQYRWDIMHRLGEPQARMREENMERIGEEVRQLMEKLREKQLSHSLRAVSTDPPHHDHHDEFCLMP; encoded by the coding sequence ATGGAGTCCAAAGAGGAACGAGCGTTAAACAATCTCATCGTGGAAAATGTCAACCAGGAAAATGATGTAAAAGATGAAAAGGAGCAAGTTGCTAATAAAGGGGAGCCCTTGGCCCTACCTTTGAATGTTAGTGAATACTGTGTGCCTAGAGGAAACCGTAGGCGGTTCCGCGTTAGGCAGCCCATCCTGCAGTATAGATGGGACATAATGCATAGGCTTGGAGAGCCACAGGCAAGGATGAGAGAGGAGAATATGGAAAGGATTGGGGAGGAGGTGAGACAGCTGATGGAAAAGCTGAGGGAAAAGCAGTTGAGTCATAGTCTGCGGGCAGTCAGTACTGATCCCCCTCACCATGACCATCACGATGAGTTTTGCCTTATGCCCTGA